One segment of Rubripirellula amarantea DNA contains the following:
- a CDS encoding FAD:protein FMN transferase has translation MATNFVVLLPENQSHQVETAVQALESLDDIEAKLTVYRPTSEVSRINQGGQQWTKVSAETFSIIEKAILWSTQTNGAFDISAGPLIEAWGFTQRSGRKPNQAQIETALQQVGYQFIELDVDTRRVRFAKPGMSINLGAIGKGEALDCVKRYLMHAGVDDFLIHGGSSSVVARGDQFPGSELGWAVGIAHPTKPKHRLAGVWLKNASVATSGSGKQFFHHKGKRFGHVIDPRTGYPAGDLLSLTVLTNSAADADAMATGLFVAGTPSFESMRTAPWWPTLISVAAATRQDEVQVTSQGEIVWVDE, from the coding sequence ATGGCAACAAATTTTGTGGTTTTGCTGCCCGAGAACCAATCTCACCAAGTCGAAACGGCTGTCCAAGCACTCGAAAGCCTCGATGACATCGAAGCCAAGCTAACGGTCTATCGCCCCACCAGCGAAGTCTCTCGGATTAACCAGGGTGGCCAGCAATGGACCAAGGTCTCGGCGGAAACATTTTCGATCATCGAAAAAGCAATTCTTTGGAGCACCCAAACCAACGGAGCCTTCGATATTTCAGCAGGCCCGCTGATCGAGGCCTGGGGGTTCACTCAGCGCAGCGGACGAAAACCGAACCAGGCCCAAATTGAAACCGCTCTTCAGCAGGTCGGATATCAGTTCATTGAATTGGATGTCGACACCCGGCGAGTTCGTTTTGCGAAACCTGGGATGTCCATCAACCTTGGAGCCATTGGAAAGGGCGAGGCTTTGGACTGCGTTAAACGCTATTTGATGCACGCTGGCGTCGACGATTTTCTTATCCACGGCGGCAGCAGCAGCGTCGTGGCTCGCGGCGACCAATTTCCCGGCAGCGAACTGGGCTGGGCCGTCGGGATCGCTCACCCCACCAAACCCAAACATAGACTCGCCGGGGTATGGCTTAAGAACGCCTCGGTTGCGACCAGCGGAAGCGGCAAGCAGTTCTTTCACCACAAGGGCAAACGCTTTGGTCATGTGATTGACCCGCGGACAGGCTATCCCGCAGGTGACCTATTGTCCTTGACTGTTTTGACCAACAGTGCGGCCGATGCCGATGCGATGGCAACCGGATTATTCGTTGCCGGAACCCCCAGCTTTGAATCAATGCGAACCGCCCCATGGTGGCCAACACTGATCTCGGTGGCCGCTGCAACTCGCCAAGACGAAGTGCAAGTCACCTCGCAAGGAGAAATCGTCTGGGTGGACGAATGA
- a CDS encoding glutamate synthase subunit beta yields the protein MGKPTGFKEFDRKKVPWRLPVVRINDYDEIYTEPRVEQLKEQGARCMDCGVPFCQSTTGCPIDNLIPEWNDLVYNNRWKEAIERLHKTNNFPEFTGRTCPAPCEGACVLGITNPPVTIKNIENAIVDRAWEEGWIVAKAPEDRTGKKVAIVGSGPSGLAAADQLNQAGHLVTVYERANRIGGLLQYGIPNMKLSKEAVQRRVDKMTAEGITFVTGVNVGKDIQPSDLQKDFDAVLLACGATKPRDLPIDNRDAKGVHFAMEFLTANTRQMVHNESLEDGFISAEGKDVIVIGGGDTGTDCIGTSLRHGCRSLVNFELLPKPPEDRSPDNPWPEWPRVFRVDYGHEEAEAKFGKDPREYQILSKEFLKDEDGNLSGIKTVNVAWTRKDDGGWAMSEVEGSEKVWPAQLILLAMGFLGPEQYVAESLGLEVDPRSNFQAVHGKFTTNIEGVFAAGDCRRGQSLVVWAINEGRGAARAIDIYLEGHSNLPAPGQTMGTSMEVGV from the coding sequence ATGGGCAAGCCCACCGGATTCAAAGAATTTGACCGCAAAAAAGTGCCATGGCGTCTGCCAGTTGTTCGCATCAACGACTACGACGAAATCTACACTGAACCACGCGTCGAGCAGCTTAAAGAGCAAGGCGCAAGGTGCATGGATTGCGGCGTGCCGTTTTGCCAATCGACGACCGGATGTCCGATCGATAATTTGATTCCCGAGTGGAATGACTTGGTCTACAACAACCGTTGGAAAGAAGCGATTGAACGGTTGCATAAGACCAACAACTTCCCGGAGTTTACCGGACGCACCTGCCCTGCCCCGTGCGAAGGCGCTTGCGTTTTGGGAATCACCAATCCGCCCGTGACGATCAAGAATATCGAAAATGCGATTGTTGATCGTGCTTGGGAAGAAGGTTGGATCGTCGCTAAAGCACCGGAAGATCGAACCGGCAAAAAGGTTGCCATCGTCGGTAGTGGTCCGTCGGGGTTGGCGGCTGCTGACCAACTGAATCAAGCTGGGCACTTGGTCACCGTGTACGAACGAGCCAACCGCATCGGTGGTTTGTTGCAATACGGCATTCCTAACATGAAATTGTCCAAGGAAGCCGTCCAACGTCGAGTCGACAAGATGACTGCCGAAGGGATCACGTTCGTAACGGGGGTGAATGTCGGCAAGGATATCCAGCCATCCGATTTGCAGAAGGATTTCGACGCCGTTCTGCTTGCCTGTGGTGCAACGAAGCCTCGTGACTTGCCGATTGATAATCGGGATGCCAAGGGCGTTCATTTCGCGATGGAGTTCTTGACTGCCAACACTCGCCAAATGGTTCACAACGAATCGCTAGAGGACGGTTTCATCAGTGCCGAAGGCAAGGATGTGATCGTCATCGGCGGTGGTGACACGGGAACCGACTGCATTGGCACGTCGCTTCGTCATGGCTGCCGCAGTTTGGTGAACTTTGAATTATTGCCAAAGCCACCCGAAGATCGTTCGCCTGATAACCCGTGGCCAGAGTGGCCTCGCGTATTCCGCGTGGACTATGGCCACGAAGAAGCCGAAGCGAAGTTTGGAAAGGATCCTCGTGAGTACCAGATTCTCAGTAAGGAATTCCTGAAAGACGAAGACGGAAACCTGAGCGGTATCAAGACCGTCAATGTTGCCTGGACGCGTAAAGACGACGGCGGTTGGGCGATGTCGGAAGTCGAAGGAAGCGAAAAGGTTTGGCCCGCTCAGCTTATTTTGTTAGCGATGGGTTTCCTGGGTCCCGAGCAGTACGTTGCTGAATCGTTGGGATTGGAAGTCGATCCACGCAGCAACTTCCAAGCGGTTCACGGTAAGTTCACGACCAACATCGAAGGCGTGTTTGCGGCAGGCGATTGCCGCCGCGGACAAAGCTTGGTGGTGTGGGCGATCAACGAAGGCCGCGGTGCGGCTCGTGCGATCGATATCTACCTTGAAGGTCACAGCAACCTGCCGGCACCCGGCCAAACGATGGGCACTTCGATGGAAGTCGGCGTCTAG
- the gltB gene encoding glutamate synthase large subunit translates to MHLPPAQGLYDPEFEKDACGVGFIAHIKGKPSHQNVLDADKILIAMDHRGACGCEPNTGDGSGIMCGLPHKFLRKVAKSDLGVDLPEPGKFAAGNVFLPRDEKERAHCKEVIEKLVKDCGQTFLGWRDVPQETDLADVGPTARASEPVIEQLFVAAADGIEGDAFDRKLYMIHKQASHALRGSDTLKQALVFYICSLSTKVIIYKGMLTPAQVLPYYPDLRDEDFETHLAMVHSRFSTNTFPSWDRAQPLRFMSHNGEINTLRGNKNWMRARQGSAKSELFGDDLQKLFPVVEPHCSDSGSFDNVLEFLLMNGRTLQEAIMMMVPEAWQKHDTMDEEKRAFYEYFSCMMEPWDGPASIVFTDGHYIGATLDRNGLRPSRYYITKDDRVIMGSEVGVLPVDPAIVASKGRLQPGKMFLIDFEQGRLIPDEELKSDFASKKPYGAWLKDQRIRLADLHPEAEGHGFDGDSLLPRMQAFGYTAETMKFMLRPLIEQLRDPVGSMGNDSALACLSDKPRMIYDYFKQLFAQVTNPAIDSIREEVIMSLECYIGPEQNLLEATPEHCHRLLVDHPILTNEEIAALKHIDYAGWHSVTIDITFPRSEGKAGLQKTLDRICQEAEAAADAGIQIVVLSDREISHDRVPVSVLLATGAVHHHLVAQAKRTRIGLVVETGEAREVHHHCLLVGYGVDAINPYLAFESLWQSRRDGLLAESLDDDKIVAAYRKSVAKGMLKVMAKMGISTLQSYKGAQIFEALGLRDEVIDKCFVGTASRIQGVSFDILAEETMRRHELGYPNKVDDKLAQLPNLGEFHWRAEGEKHAWTPESISSLQVAARNNNEDAYWKFAHTINQDNKNRCTLRGLLDFNFDDVKAIPLDEVQPAKDIVKRFCTGAMSLGSISAESHETLAVAMNRLGGKSNTGEGGEDPVRFKPMENGDSKRSAIKQVASGRFGVTIDYLTNADEIQIKISQGAKPGEGGELPGKKVDQYIANIRYSTPGVGLISPPPHHDIYSIEDLAQLIHDLKNANRAARISVKLVSEVGVGVIASGVAKAHADHILISGDTGGTGASPLTSIKHAGLPWELGIAETHQVLVLNDLRSRVVLQTDGGLKTGRDMVIAALLGAEEFGFSTAPLVTLGCIMMRKCHLNTCPVGIATQDPDLRKMFTGKPEHVVNYLFMVAEEARRIMAKLGVRTIDEMVGRSDLLKTDAAIKHWKADGLDLTKVLMPAHRAHENVGVICSMAQDHGLELSLDMTKLLDAAKPAIENGERVVIESPIININRTVGTILSNEVAKKYGQAGLPDDTIRIELNGSAGQSLGAFLAHGVMINLEGDANDYVGKGLSGGRIVVKPPKESTFKPEDNILVGNVCLYGATSGEAYFNGRAAERFCVRNSGAKTVVEGLGDHGCEYMTGGRVVCLGKTGRNFAAGMSGGIAYVLDEDGDFSLNCNLATIALEKIDSPEEEADVKELIQKHLEFTGSQQAARVLEDWSGFLAKCVKVMPIDYKRVLLEMKEKQAAAV, encoded by the coding sequence ATGCATTTGCCACCTGCCCAGGGTCTTTACGATCCTGAATTTGAAAAGGACGCCTGTGGTGTCGGTTTCATCGCTCACATCAAGGGAAAGCCAAGTCACCAGAACGTCCTTGACGCTGACAAGATTTTGATCGCGATGGATCACCGCGGCGCTTGCGGGTGTGAACCCAACACCGGCGACGGCAGCGGGATCATGTGTGGACTACCTCACAAGTTTTTGCGCAAAGTTGCGAAGTCAGACCTCGGTGTTGATCTGCCTGAACCAGGTAAATTTGCCGCTGGCAATGTGTTTCTGCCACGTGACGAAAAGGAACGCGCGCATTGCAAGGAAGTGATCGAGAAGTTGGTCAAGGATTGCGGGCAGACATTCTTGGGATGGCGCGATGTCCCTCAGGAAACAGACCTTGCCGATGTAGGCCCAACCGCTCGCGCAAGTGAACCCGTGATCGAACAGTTGTTTGTCGCTGCAGCCGATGGCATCGAAGGTGATGCTTTTGATCGCAAGCTGTACATGATTCACAAGCAGGCCAGCCACGCCCTTCGCGGTAGCGATACTCTCAAGCAAGCGCTTGTGTTTTACATTTGTTCGCTCAGCACGAAGGTCATTATCTACAAGGGCATGCTGACGCCAGCACAAGTGTTGCCGTACTACCCTGACCTTCGCGACGAAGATTTTGAAACTCACTTGGCGATGGTGCATAGTCGGTTCTCGACCAATACGTTCCCGAGTTGGGATCGTGCTCAGCCGCTTCGTTTCATGAGTCACAACGGCGAAATCAATACGCTTCGCGGTAATAAGAACTGGATGCGTGCTCGTCAGGGGTCAGCCAAGAGCGAGCTGTTTGGCGACGATCTGCAGAAGTTGTTTCCCGTCGTCGAACCACACTGCAGCGATTCGGGTTCGTTTGATAACGTGCTTGAATTCTTGCTGATGAACGGTCGGACATTGCAAGAAGCCATCATGATGATGGTGCCCGAAGCGTGGCAGAAGCACGACACGATGGACGAAGAGAAGCGAGCCTTCTATGAGTACTTCTCATGCATGATGGAGCCGTGGGATGGTCCCGCTTCGATCGTGTTTACCGATGGGCATTACATTGGTGCGACCTTAGACCGAAATGGACTTCGACCGAGTCGTTATTACATCACCAAAGACGATCGTGTGATCATGGGGTCAGAGGTGGGTGTATTGCCAGTTGATCCAGCGATTGTGGCGTCCAAGGGACGTTTGCAGCCTGGCAAAATGTTCTTGATCGACTTCGAACAAGGTCGATTGATTCCTGACGAAGAACTCAAGAGCGATTTCGCATCGAAGAAGCCATACGGCGCGTGGCTAAAGGATCAACGCATCCGCTTGGCCGACTTGCACCCTGAAGCCGAGGGTCACGGCTTTGACGGCGATTCACTTTTGCCGCGAATGCAGGCGTTTGGTTACACCGCCGAAACGATGAAGTTCATGCTCCGCCCGTTGATCGAACAATTGCGTGACCCGGTTGGATCGATGGGGAACGACAGTGCGTTGGCGTGTTTGTCCGACAAGCCGCGAATGATCTATGACTACTTCAAGCAGTTGTTCGCCCAGGTGACCAACCCGGCGATTGACTCGATTCGTGAAGAAGTGATCATGTCGCTGGAGTGCTACATCGGCCCCGAGCAAAACCTGCTTGAAGCAACGCCAGAGCATTGTCACCGCCTGTTGGTTGATCATCCCATTTTGACCAACGAAGAAATTGCCGCTTTGAAGCATATTGATTATGCGGGCTGGCACTCGGTCACGATCGACATCACCTTCCCTCGCAGCGAAGGCAAAGCCGGTCTCCAGAAGACTCTTGATCGTATCTGCCAAGAAGCCGAAGCGGCTGCCGATGCCGGTATCCAAATCGTCGTGCTTAGCGATCGTGAAATCAGTCACGATCGTGTACCCGTTTCGGTTTTGTTGGCAACCGGAGCGGTTCATCATCACTTGGTGGCACAGGCGAAACGCACCCGAATTGGTCTGGTTGTAGAAACCGGCGAGGCTCGTGAAGTTCACCACCACTGCTTGTTGGTGGGCTATGGCGTAGATGCCATCAACCCGTACTTGGCTTTTGAGTCGCTTTGGCAATCACGCCGCGATGGGTTGCTGGCCGAATCACTTGACGACGACAAGATCGTGGCTGCGTATCGAAAGAGTGTTGCCAAGGGCATGCTGAAAGTCATGGCCAAGATGGGCATTAGCACGCTGCAATCTTACAAGGGTGCCCAGATCTTCGAAGCCTTGGGGCTGCGTGACGAAGTGATCGACAAATGCTTCGTCGGCACGGCTAGCCGCATTCAAGGAGTGTCCTTCGATATCTTGGCGGAAGAAACGATGCGTCGCCATGAACTGGGTTACCCCAACAAAGTCGACGACAAGCTTGCTCAGCTTCCCAACTTGGGTGAATTCCATTGGCGAGCCGAAGGCGAAAAGCACGCCTGGACCCCGGAGTCGATTTCAAGTTTGCAGGTTGCCGCTCGCAACAACAACGAAGACGCCTACTGGAAGTTCGCTCACACGATCAACCAGGACAACAAGAATCGATGCACTCTGCGTGGATTGTTGGACTTTAACTTTGACGATGTCAAAGCGATTCCCCTGGATGAAGTTCAACCAGCCAAAGACATCGTCAAGCGGTTCTGCACCGGCGCGATGTCTCTTGGCAGTATCAGTGCAGAGTCGCACGAGACACTCGCCGTTGCAATGAACCGCTTGGGCGGCAAGTCCAACACCGGCGAAGGTGGCGAAGATCCCGTTCGGTTCAAGCCGATGGAAAACGGTGATTCAAAACGAAGTGCGATCAAGCAAGTCGCATCAGGTCGTTTTGGTGTCACGATTGACTACTTGACCAATGCTGACGAAATTCAAATCAAGATCTCGCAAGGTGCTAAGCCTGGTGAGGGTGGAGAATTGCCGGGCAAGAAGGTCGACCAATACATCGCCAATATCCGTTACAGCACTCCGGGTGTGGGATTGATCAGCCCGCCTCCTCACCACGACATTTATTCGATCGAGGATTTGGCGCAGCTCATCCACGATTTGAAGAATGCAAACCGTGCGGCTCGCATCAGCGTGAAGCTGGTTTCCGAGGTTGGCGTCGGTGTGATTGCATCGGGTGTTGCGAAGGCTCACGCGGATCACATTTTGATCTCCGGTGACACCGGCGGGACGGGAGCGTCGCCGTTGACGAGCATTAAGCACGCGGGACTGCCATGGGAACTCGGTATCGCCGAGACCCACCAAGTTCTGGTTCTGAATGATCTTCGTTCGCGAGTCGTCTTGCAAACCGATGGTGGATTGAAGACTGGCCGTGACATGGTGATAGCAGCGCTTTTGGGAGCCGAAGAGTTTGGTTTTTCGACCGCCCCATTAGTAACGCTGGGATGCATCATGATGCGGAAGTGTCACTTGAACACATGCCCGGTCGGCATCGCGACGCAGGACCCCGACCTACGCAAAATGTTCACTGGTAAGCCAGAGCACGTGGTCAACTACTTGTTCATGGTGGCTGAGGAAGCTCGGCGAATCATGGCCAAGCTTGGAGTTCGCACGATCGACGAAATGGTCGGACGTAGTGATTTGTTGAAGACTGATGCTGCGATTAAGCACTGGAAAGCCGACGGGCTTGATTTGACCAAGGTTTTGATGCCAGCCCATCGCGCGCACGAAAACGTGGGTGTGATTTGTAGCATGGCCCAGGATCACGGGTTGGAGTTGTCGCTTGACATGACCAAGTTGCTCGATGCAGCCAAGCCCGCGATCGAAAACGGCGAGCGTGTTGTGATCGAGTCGCCGATCATCAACATCAACCGCACCGTCGGTACGATCTTGAGTAACGAAGTAGCCAAGAAGTATGGGCAAGCGGGCTTACCTGACGACACGATTCGGATCGAGCTTAATGGTTCGGCGGGTCAGAGCTTGGGGGCTTTCTTAGCTCACGGCGTGATGATCAATCTTGAAGGTGATGCGAATGATTACGTCGGCAAGGGATTGTCAGGCGGCCGAATCGTCGTCAAGCCACCTAAGGAAAGCACGTTCAAACCCGAGGACAACATTCTTGTCGGAAATGTGTGCCTGTATGGTGCAACAAGCGGCGAGGCGTACTTCAACGGTCGCGCTGCCGAACGTTTCTGCGTTCGCAATAGTGGTGCTAAGACCGTGGTTGAAGGTCTGGGTGATCATGGTTGCGAGTACATGACTGGCGGACGCGTGGTTTGTCTGGGCAAAACCGGACGCAACTTCGCTGCCGGGATGTCTGGCGGAATCGCGTACGTGCTCGATGAGGACGGCGACTTCAGCTTGAACTGCAACTTGGCAACGATCGCTCTGGAGAAAATTGATTCGCCCGAGGAAGAAGCCGATGTCAAAGAACTCATCCAAAAGCATCTTGAGTTCACTGGCAGCCAGCAAGCTGCTCGCGTTTTGGAAGATTGGTCAGGCTTCCTTGCCAAGTGCGTCAAGGTCATGCCAATCGACTACAAGCGAGTGCTGTTAGAGATGAAAGAAAAGCAAGCCGCAGCGGTATAG
- a CDS encoding LysR family transcriptional regulator, with amino-acid sequence MHLRTLELFCTIADQRSFSRAAAAHGLTQGAASQSIAQLEECLEVTLIDRSKRPLLLTAEGLAYLRGVRGILRSYQRLEDEVRSIRKRLSGQVTIGSIVSVGLSYMPEATEVFARLHPGVDVRSQFGPVDRVIEMVTEGEVDFGLVSYPRNSKSIQCIDWQLEPVKLVCSDKHPLADCREVRLSQLSGMEMIGFDRRLLLRQEIDRFMSEAGVEVDVRMEFDNADSMIRAIQANRGIGVLPEAAVRRETATGSLRVVPCRELRMTRPLGIIFRRSGRLSEVASEFASLLLGRPITSESKQKSGNKKQHSDPPANSAGGSPDPKQASVIA; translated from the coding sequence TTGCACCTTCGCACGCTCGAACTTTTCTGTACGATTGCCGATCAACGAAGCTTTTCCCGGGCTGCGGCCGCTCACGGCTTGACTCAAGGGGCTGCGAGTCAGTCGATTGCCCAGCTTGAAGAGTGCTTGGAAGTAACGCTTATCGACCGTTCCAAACGGCCGCTTTTGCTGACTGCCGAGGGCCTGGCCTATTTGCGAGGCGTTCGAGGAATCCTGCGTAGCTATCAACGGCTCGAGGACGAGGTTCGCAGCATCCGTAAGCGTTTGTCGGGGCAAGTCACCATCGGCAGCATCGTTTCGGTGGGTTTGAGCTACATGCCTGAGGCGACTGAGGTGTTTGCTCGGTTGCACCCCGGCGTGGATGTTCGATCTCAGTTTGGTCCTGTGGACCGAGTGATTGAGATGGTTACCGAAGGCGAAGTGGACTTTGGTTTGGTAAGCTACCCGCGGAACTCCAAGTCAATTCAGTGCATCGACTGGCAACTTGAGCCGGTGAAGTTGGTTTGCAGTGACAAGCACCCGTTAGCGGATTGCCGCGAGGTTCGGTTATCGCAACTGAGCGGAATGGAAATGATCGGTTTCGATCGACGGCTTTTGCTGCGTCAGGAGATCGACCGTTTCATGTCCGAGGCCGGTGTGGAAGTGGACGTCCGAATGGAGTTCGACAATGCGGATTCCATGATTCGGGCGATCCAAGCTAATCGTGGCATCGGCGTTTTGCCTGAGGCGGCGGTTCGGCGCGAAACGGCGACGGGGTCACTGAGGGTGGTGCCTTGCCGTGAATTGCGAATGACCCGACCCCTGGGAATCATTTTTCGTCGGTCGGGACGATTGAGCGAAGTGGCTAGTGAGTTCGCTTCGCTGTTGTTAGGCCGTCCGATCACTTCGGAAAGCAAGCAGAAGTCCGGAAACAAGAAGCAGCACAGTGACCCTCCCGCCAACAGTGCCGGTGGATCACCCGATCCAAAACAAGCGTCGGTGATCGCATGA
- a CDS encoding carbon-nitrogen hydrolase, translating into MVRNVRLSLVQMRDAGTREKNVDAALGWIEKAAADGAQVICLQELFTGPYPCQSEDHRMFDWAESIPGPTTEAISKVAAKHEVVVVVPLFERRAPGLYHNTAVVIDADGSIAGTYRKMHIPDDPLFYEKFYFTPGDLGFTPIQTRYAKLGVAVCWDQWYPETARLLALAGAEILLYPTAIGWIHEEKAEFGAGQQDAWQTAMRAHAISNGLWVGAANRVGIEGNLEFWGTSFVASPRGEIAAENRTQDECLVTTDCSMDDIDVVRTHWPFFRDRRIDAYEGLMKRWID; encoded by the coding sequence GTGGTCCGAAATGTTCGTCTATCGCTCGTTCAAATGCGAGATGCCGGAACTCGTGAAAAGAATGTGGATGCGGCTCTGGGGTGGATAGAAAAAGCCGCTGCCGACGGTGCACAGGTGATTTGTCTGCAGGAGCTATTCACCGGGCCTTACCCTTGCCAATCGGAAGATCATCGGATGTTCGACTGGGCGGAATCCATCCCCGGACCCACAACCGAGGCGATTTCCAAAGTCGCTGCCAAGCACGAGGTTGTCGTCGTTGTGCCTCTGTTCGAACGACGTGCCCCTGGTCTTTACCACAACACGGCGGTCGTGATTGATGCCGACGGCAGCATCGCGGGGACGTATCGAAAGATGCACATTCCCGATGACCCTTTGTTCTACGAAAAGTTTTACTTCACACCGGGCGACCTTGGCTTCACACCTATTCAAACTCGCTATGCCAAGCTTGGTGTTGCGGTGTGTTGGGATCAATGGTATCCCGAAACCGCACGTCTGTTGGCACTCGCGGGTGCCGAAATCTTGTTGTATCCAACAGCCATTGGTTGGATTCACGAAGAGAAAGCCGAGTTTGGAGCTGGTCAGCAAGATGCTTGGCAAACGGCGATGCGAGCGCACGCGATCAGCAATGGATTGTGGGTCGGTGCCGCCAATCGTGTTGGTATCGAAGGCAACTTGGAATTCTGGGGCACCTCGTTTGTTGCTTCGCCTCGAGGCGAGATTGCGGCGGAGAATCGAACCCAGGATGAGTGTTTGGTGACAACCGATTGCTCGATGGATGATATCGACGTGGTGCGAACCCATTGGCCATTCTTTCGAGATCGCCGAATCGACGCCTATGAAGGGCTGATGAAACGTTGGATCGATTAA
- the bioD gene encoding dethiobiotin synthase: MKREVSSQMGNPKSTALFFAGTDTDVGKTYTASLAAKHFASRGLRVGVYKPVASGCRCENGVRIADDAASLWHAAGQPRTPDEVCPQKFLAPLAPPEAAKLENCFVDDEQLLAGLLPWLGSDFDVTIIEGAGGLMSPLSTELLNVDLINRMSDLISEQFPQTHFATIVVAANRLGVIHQTLATLAAAASRDLQVEGVILSHPTPTCDSSAASNAAQIARFSDAKILGEVRHGATHQDLSFLTA, from the coding sequence ATGAAGCGAGAAGTCAGTTCCCAAATGGGCAATCCTAAATCGACCGCGTTGTTTTTTGCAGGTACCGACACTGATGTGGGCAAAACCTATACCGCATCACTGGCGGCCAAGCATTTTGCCAGCCGTGGCTTACGAGTGGGCGTCTACAAACCAGTCGCCAGCGGTTGCCGTTGCGAAAACGGCGTTCGAATTGCAGACGACGCCGCATCACTATGGCACGCCGCTGGTCAACCGCGAACACCCGACGAAGTCTGTCCGCAAAAATTTCTCGCCCCTTTGGCTCCACCCGAAGCCGCCAAACTCGAAAACTGTTTTGTTGATGACGAACAACTACTCGCAGGCCTGCTACCTTGGCTCGGTTCAGACTTCGACGTCACGATCATCGAAGGTGCCGGCGGCTTGATGAGCCCGTTGTCGACCGAACTATTAAATGTCGATTTGATCAACCGCATGAGTGACCTAATCTCAGAGCAATTTCCGCAGACTCATTTTGCAACGATCGTGGTTGCTGCCAATCGACTCGGCGTGATCCATCAAACACTTGCCACTCTTGCGGCGGCCGCTTCTCGCGATCTTCAAGTGGAGGGCGTCATTCTTTCGCATCCCACACCCACGTGCGATTCTTCCGCAGCCAGCAATGCCGCACAAATTGCTCGATTCAGTGACGCAAAAATACTCGGCGAGGTACGCCATGGAGCAACGCACCAAGACTTGAGTTTCCTAACCGCTTGA
- the msrB gene encoding peptide-methionine (R)-S-oxide reductase MsrB, with translation MKRLWLLCAALPMLAMVAFADQPSDTGKDTASGTLHANMDDAKLTMPTIDKVDPPVDSVEPFVKPSERELRKRLSRMQFDVTQNEATEPARKNRYWNYKLKGVYECVVCGQDLFSSETKFRSGTGWPSFFAPMSDKQVGYKTDRFLFYPRTEVHCSRCNAHLGHVFNDGPAPTGKRYCMNSASLNFIEDESEEE, from the coding sequence ATGAAACGACTTTGGCTTTTATGTGCCGCATTGCCGATGCTTGCTATGGTTGCCTTCGCCGATCAGCCGAGTGACACAGGCAAGGACACCGCATCGGGAACGCTCCACGCGAACATGGACGACGCTAAGTTAACGATGCCAACGATAGACAAGGTGGACCCACCCGTGGATTCCGTCGAGCCCTTCGTTAAGCCGAGCGAACGTGAGTTGCGAAAGCGTCTGAGTCGTATGCAGTTCGACGTGACTCAAAATGAGGCTACTGAGCCGGCGCGAAAGAACCGCTACTGGAACTACAAGCTCAAAGGCGTCTATGAATGCGTCGTTTGTGGGCAGGACCTGTTTTCAAGCGAAACGAAGTTCCGCTCGGGTACCGGTTGGCCAAGTTTCTTTGCACCGATGAGCGACAAGCAGGTCGGTTACAAAACAGATCGCTTCTTGTTTTACCCTCGTACCGAAGTGCATTGTTCGCGTTGCAACGCACACCTTGGTCACGTGTTTAATGATGGCCCCGCACCAACGGGCAAACGCTATTGCATGAACAGTGCCTCGCTGAACTTTATCGAGGATGAGTCAGAAGAAGAGTGA